The DNA region GCCTCCGCGACTCCGCTCGCGCTCCGTTGAATGACCCACCCGTCGTATTGTTCATCTGAAAGTCCTCATCGTGTCGCGGACGCGACCCGGCACGGTCAGTCTCAGCTGTCACGGCACCTCCAATATGCTAGATACTCATGTCCTTATCCTTCTCCCAGGACGTACGAACCGGTCAGAATCCAGAGCAGTCGGTGACTCCTAATGGTGTCAATCGGAGTTGGCCACATCTCGGAGCGCGGCGGTCACGCCTTCACTGAATGCCTCGATTCGCTTCTGTCCAAGCACCAGACGCCGGCCCGCTAGACCCATACCGCGGGCGCGTTCGACGTCATTCCACAACGCTAGGACCGCTTCTCGGAGTGCATCAGCATCCCCGGGGGGACCCACACGCCTTCGACTCCAGGAGTGAACGCATTGCGTTGTCCAGCAACCTGCGAACAGACCACTCCACGCTGCATTGACCAGGCTTCATTCATCGACGTGATGCCGTTGTCACTGTCGGTCGATTGCAGAGGCAATACGACGAACCGAGATCTTTCGTACAGTTCACGCAACTCGACCGGGGACATCGGGCGGACCGTCACATTCGACGGGAGCGCATGTGCCCGGTCGCTGTCATCTCGCCACCAGTCACGGCGATTCGGGTCAAGGCTCCCTGCGATGTGACAGGGAATATCAAGACCGTCCATTGCCCGAATCAGAGTAGCGTAATCACGCATTTCACCCCCCGCCGCCGAAATCGTCGTCGTCGCCGCCGAGTCCTCCGAGTGCCAGAACTCGGTGTCAACCGTCCACGGAAGATCTACGAACTTCCCAGGCGGCACTCCAAGCTTGCAAATCGCAAATTCTCGCTGCGACTCGGGCGGGAGAATGATGCGCGCAATTCGGGAGTGACTGAATCGCAAGAGTCGTGCCTTCTTCGCCTCGGAGACCCTCGTCAGCAACGCGACAATCGGCACCTTGCGACCCGTGATTTTGAGCAAGGACGCCAGGACAAGGGTCACGT from Nocardioides sambongensis includes:
- a CDS encoding glycosyltransferase; amino-acid sequence: MTLVLASLLKITGRKVPIVALLTRVSEAKKARLLRFSHSRIARIILPPESQREFAICKLGVPPGKFVDLPWTVDTEFWHSEDSAATTTISAAGGEMRDYATLIRAMDGLDIPCHIAGSLDPNRRDWWRDDSDRAHALPSNVTVRPMSPVELRELYERSRFVVLPLQSTDSDNGITSMNEAWSMQRGVVCSQVAGQRNAFTPGVEGVWVPPGMLMHSEKRS